CAGTTACCAGAAGGTATGCCGCAAATATCAGTCTCACATTCGGGTGAGTGGGTTGTTGTTGCATTTACTAAATCTGCACCTGTGGGTGTTGATGTTGAGCAAATGAATCCAAATGTAGATGTTATGAAAATGGCAGAGGGCGTATTAACAGACATTGAAATAGCACAAGTTATGAAGTTACCTGATGAGCAGCGACTAGAAGGATTTTTAACATATTGGACTCGAAAAGAAGCAGTGCTGAAAGCGACAGGTGAAGGACTATTGATCCCACCAGTAGAAATTACAGTATCAGCTCCAAATGACCCTCCAAAATTGTTGATTTTTAAAGATAGACAAGAGTTAGCAGAAAATACAATGATGGAAGATGTAAGACCTAGTTTAGATTATATGGCTTCCATTGCAATATTTAGTAAAGAAGTAACTGAAATTACGCAGTTAGACGCGGTATCGCTATTAAATTATAAATCAATTTAATAAAATATTTTATAGAAGAGGTGTTCCTCATGTTAGTGGCGGAAAATAGAAAAAGCGAATTAACTTATAATGTACAAGCAATTAAAAATATTTTATTTTCTGGAGATACATCATCTATTCTTGCTTTAGAAAAGCTTTTGAATGATACAGTTCAATTTGATGTTCTAGAACAAGAGGTAATTGATAGACAGTACATTCCGAAAGAAGCAAAAAATTTCTTTGATAAAAACGGAACATTTCTTTACCGCGTATCTAATATTAGTTATAAAGATAAGGTGTTATCTGAAAATCTAATTTTTGCAGACACTTCGTTTTTACCCCATACTATAAAGCAAGAATTAGAGGATGGAAATATTCCAGTTGAAAAACTTATAGAAAAGATGGAAGTAAGAAGAAACGTATTATATGAAGGATATCAGCCATCTGGAAATATTATTGAATTGTTTGATGGATGTTCTGTTTCAGCGAATGTTTATCCAACTAGAAAATATCAAATTGTAAGGAACTGCAAATGTATATTTTATATTTGTGAAGTGTATCATGCAGAGAATATACAGGAACTGCTTAAATAAGAAATAAACAAGAAACCAGCCTATAAAATGGCTGGTTTCTTATTTATTTTACAGCTTCTTTTAATTCTTTACCTGCTTTAAATGCTGGAACTTTACCAGCAGCAATCTGAATTTCTTCTCCAGTTTGCGGATTACGCCCTGTACGAGCAGATCTTTCACG
This Bacillus mycoides DNA region includes the following protein-coding sequences:
- the sfp gene encoding 4'-phosphopantetheinyl transferase Sfp — protein: MIESKVVDSVLTLNENSCQIWWARISDLQSWHYNLLNDVEREKANSYHHSADRARFIIGCVISRLVLGKVLSMSPVQVPIDRMCPVCKLQHGRPQLPEGMPQISVSHSGEWVVVAFTKSAPVGVDVEQMNPNVDVMKMAEGVLTDIEIAQVMKLPDEQRLEGFLTYWTRKEAVLKATGEGLLIPPVEITVSAPNDPPKLLIFKDRQELAENTMMEDVRPSLDYMASIAIFSKEVTEITQLDAVSLLNYKSI
- a CDS encoding chorismate pyruvate-lyase family protein, which translates into the protein MLVAENRKSELTYNVQAIKNILFSGDTSSILALEKLLNDTVQFDVLEQEVIDRQYIPKEAKNFFDKNGTFLYRVSNISYKDKVLSENLIFADTSFLPHTIKQELEDGNIPVEKLIEKMEVRRNVLYEGYQPSGNIIELFDGCSVSANVYPTRKYQIVRNCKCIFYICEVYHAENIQELLK